The following proteins are encoded in a genomic region of Bradyrhizobium sp. SK17:
- a CDS encoding helix-turn-helix transcriptional regulator yields MAKQSKAARPLTHAQVWAALDRLAERAGLSPSGLAKQSGLDPTTFNKSKRITGDGRERWPSTESLSKALGATNASMETFVQLLGDSARGGQSVPLIGFAQAGAGGYFDDAGFPAGKGWDEVALPATSDEHAYALEIEGDSMKPAYREGDIIVVSPATAIRRGDRVVVRTTGGEVMVKELKRRTAKVLELASLNPEHPDRMLDTEEVAWIARVVWASQ; encoded by the coding sequence ATGGCCAAACAGTCCAAAGCCGCCCGACCGCTGACCCACGCTCAGGTCTGGGCGGCGCTCGACCGGCTCGCCGAACGCGCCGGCCTGTCGCCGTCCGGACTTGCCAAGCAGTCCGGCCTCGATCCCACCACGTTCAACAAGTCCAAGCGCATCACCGGCGACGGCCGCGAACGCTGGCCGTCGACTGAATCGCTCTCCAAGGCGCTGGGCGCCACCAATGCCAGCATGGAGACCTTCGTACAGCTGCTCGGCGACAGCGCGCGCGGCGGCCAGTCGGTGCCGTTGATCGGCTTTGCCCAGGCCGGCGCCGGCGGCTATTTCGACGACGCCGGTTTTCCCGCCGGCAAGGGCTGGGATGAGGTCGCGCTGCCGGCGACATCAGACGAGCACGCCTATGCGCTGGAGATCGAGGGCGACTCGATGAAGCCGGCCTATCGCGAGGGCGACATCATCGTGGTGTCGCCGGCGACCGCGATCCGCCGCGGCGACCGCGTGGTGGTGCGCACCACCGGCGGCGAGGTGATGGTGAAGGAGCTGAAGCGGCGTACCGCCAAGGTGCTGGAGCTCGCCTCGCTCAATCCGGAGCATCCCGACCGCATGCTCGACACCGAGGAGGTGGCGTGGATCGCAC
- a CDS encoding DUF952 domain-containing protein, protein MPMIYKITPASAWREAERQGVYRGSPDDNRDGFIHFSTASQVAETARKHYHGQTGLFLVAIDANALGDALRWERSRNDELFPHLYGELDLGAVVEILDLRARSDGGHDVPELKP, encoded by the coding sequence GTGCCTATGATCTACAAAATCACCCCCGCTTCGGCCTGGCGCGAGGCCGAGCGGCAGGGCGTGTACCGGGGCAGTCCGGACGACAATCGCGACGGCTTCATCCATTTTTCCACCGCCTCCCAGGTGGCCGAGACCGCGCGCAAGCATTACCACGGCCAGACCGGCCTGTTCCTGGTGGCGATCGACGCCAATGCACTTGGCGATGCCCTGCGCTGGGAGCGGTCGCGCAATGACGAGCTGTTTCCGCATCTCTATGGCGAACTCGATCTCGGCGCGGTCGTCGAGATCCTCGACCTGCGCGCGCGCTCCGACGGCGGCCACGACGTTCCGGAGCTCAAGCCGTGA